The following are encoded in a window of Candidatus Fluviicola riflensis genomic DNA:
- a CDS encoding UDP-N-acetylmuramoyl-L-alanyl-D-glutamate--2,6-diaminopimelate ligase, with protein MIKLNDIASATTVNSWIGPQDAAVSAIVFDSRKAVAGTVFVAMKGTKADGHDFLSQVITQGCTAIVTEKTIDSPADVTQLVVPDTGKALGELAHAFYGSPSDELILVGITGTNGKTTCTTLLHRLYTNLGYKVGLLSTVVNLIGDEAVPATHTTPDPVALNALLADMVAQGCSHCFMEVSSHAVSQNRIAGLNFKGGAFTNITHDHLDYHGTFKAYIEAKKGFFDNLAKGTFALTNADDKNGMVMVQNTKATISTYAMKSHADYMVKVLENSFGGLVLTINGTEVWTRLIGDFNAYNLTTVFGITQLLDEDATEVLTVLSRLESVDGRFQFTQSAGSVTAIVDYAHTPDALLNVLKTIENIRTRNEQVITVVGCGGDRDALKRPEMARIACELSDKVILTSDNPRSEDPQAILDEMEKGVEPQHFMKVLTIQDREQAIKTAVALAQPKDIILVAGKGHEKYQEIKGVKHPFDDFQLVETYFTKLNK; from the coding sequence ATGATAAAGTTAAACGACATAGCATCAGCAACAACAGTCAACTCGTGGATCGGTCCGCAAGATGCTGCTGTGTCGGCAATTGTGTTCGACTCGCGCAAAGCTGTTGCGGGAACGGTGTTTGTGGCCATGAAGGGAACCAAAGCCGACGGGCACGATTTCCTTTCGCAGGTAATCACCCAGGGCTGCACGGCAATTGTGACCGAAAAAACAATCGATTCTCCGGCTGATGTAACGCAATTGGTGGTTCCCGATACCGGAAAAGCATTGGGAGAATTGGCGCATGCATTTTACGGTTCGCCATCAGATGAATTGATCCTTGTTGGCATTACCGGAACCAACGGAAAAACAACTTGCACAACGTTGCTGCACCGCTTGTACACAAATCTCGGCTACAAAGTAGGCTTGTTGTCTACGGTAGTGAATCTTATTGGTGACGAAGCGGTTCCTGCTACGCATACCACACCTGATCCGGTAGCGTTGAACGCTTTATTGGCGGATATGGTCGCGCAGGGTTGCTCGCACTGTTTCATGGAAGTGAGTTCGCATGCTGTGTCGCAAAACCGCATTGCCGGGTTGAATTTCAAAGGTGGCGCGTTTACCAACATCACGCACGATCATTTGGATTACCACGGCACGTTCAAGGCTTACATTGAAGCGAAAAAAGGATTCTTCGACAATTTGGCGAAAGGAACATTTGCCCTCACGAATGCCGATGATAAAAACGGAATGGTGATGGTGCAAAACACCAAAGCAACCATTTCCACTTACGCCATGAAAAGTCACGCCGACTACATGGTGAAAGTGCTTGAAAATAGTTTCGGCGGATTGGTGCTGACCATCAACGGAACTGAAGTCTGGACGCGGTTGATCGGCGATTTTAATGCTTACAATCTCACAACGGTCTTCGGGATTACCCAATTGCTGGACGAAGACGCAACGGAAGTATTGACTGTTTTAAGTCGCCTGGAATCGGTTGACGGCCGCTTTCAGTTTACCCAAAGCGCCGGATCGGTCACAGCTATCGTGGATTACGCACACACGCCGGATGCTTTGCTGAACGTGCTGAAAACCATTGAAAATATCCGCACGCGCAACGAGCAGGTGATCACGGTTGTTGGTTGCGGTGGCGACAGGGATGCACTAAAACGTCCGGAAATGGCGCGCATTGCCTGTGAATTGAGCGACAAAGTGATCCTGACGTCCGACAATCCGCGGTCGGAAGATCCGCAAGCCATTCTCGACGAAATGGAAAAAGGCGTAGAACCGCAGCATTTCATGAAAGTGTTGACGATTCAAGATCGTGAACAAGCTATTAAAACCGCGGTTGCCCTGGCGCAGCCCAAAGATATTATCCTCGTTGCGGGGAAAGGACATGAAAAATACCAGGAAATCAAAGGCGTGAAACATCCGTTCGACGATTTCCAACTAGTGGAAACATACTTTACTAAACTAAACAAATGA
- the mraZ gene encoding division/cell wall cluster transcriptional repressor MraZ, with translation MAGLVGEFEVKLDGKGRFLFPAGLRKQLSPEAQEQFMLNKGFEDCLTLYPMNEWDKLADKLSKLNLFKPKNRMFYRLFHQGAKQVALDSAGRVLVPVMHMERVGLDKDVMLIAYNDRIEIWDKSKYFQLLDGNMADFADLADEVMGDLGNDDE, from the coding sequence ATGGCTGGACTTGTAGGAGAATTTGAAGTGAAACTTGACGGTAAGGGGCGATTCCTCTTCCCGGCTGGGTTGCGCAAACAACTTTCTCCCGAGGCTCAGGAACAATTCATGTTGAACAAAGGCTTTGAGGATTGTCTCACGCTGTATCCGATGAACGAATGGGATAAGCTCGCAGACAAACTCAGCAAACTCAACCTGTTTAAACCCAAAAACCGAATGTTCTACCGTTTGTTCCATCAGGGAGCAAAGCAGGTGGCGCTCGATTCTGCCGGACGTGTACTCGTTCCGGTGATGCACATGGAGCGTGTGGGGTTAGATAAGGATGTGATGCTCATCGCCTACAACGACCGAATTGAGATCTGGGACAAGTCCAAATACTTCCAACTGTTGGATGGTAACATGGCTGATTTCGCTGATTTGGCGGATGAAGTAATGGGTGATTTGGGGAACGATGACGAATAA
- a CDS encoding 16S rRNA (cytosine(1402)-N(4))-methyltransferase: protein MTNNDTYHVPVMLKECLDGLSIHPDGTYVDVTFGGGGHSRAIFEQLSPKGQLVVFDQDPDARANAWSAPNFHFVPANFSFLKNHLKVMGINKVDGILADLGVSSHQFDDTKRGFSIRGDEALDMRMNQSGEITAASILATYDEEQLAKIFRAYGEVQGAYKAAVELVKQRKRKPIKTTGQLMEILFPLAPKFKDHKYFAQIFQALRIEVNQEMEALEKFLLQIPDVLKTDGRLVVMSYHSLEDRLVKNIMKRGNIDGSIEKDFFGNVLKPFEEITRKPVSPTEEEITANSRARSAKLRIAKRVSDGK, encoded by the coding sequence ATGACGAATAACGACACATACCATGTACCGGTAATGCTCAAAGAATGTTTAGACGGATTGTCTATTCATCCCGATGGCACTTACGTTGATGTTACCTTCGGTGGTGGTGGTCATTCGCGCGCCATTTTCGAGCAGCTTTCTCCCAAAGGACAATTAGTCGTATTCGATCAGGATCCTGATGCGCGTGCCAATGCATGGTCTGCTCCCAATTTCCATTTTGTTCCCGCCAATTTTTCCTTCCTCAAAAACCATTTGAAAGTAATGGGAATCAACAAGGTCGACGGTATTCTGGCCGATCTTGGAGTTTCCTCACATCAGTTCGATGATACCAAGCGCGGGTTCTCCATTCGTGGCGATGAAGCCCTGGATATGCGTATGAATCAAAGTGGTGAAATCACCGCGGCAAGCATTTTGGCAACCTATGACGAAGAGCAGCTGGCGAAAATTTTCCGTGCTTACGGCGAAGTTCAGGGTGCCTACAAGGCAGCGGTGGAATTGGTGAAACAACGCAAGCGCAAGCCGATCAAAACAACCGGTCAGCTAATGGAAATCTTGTTTCCCCTGGCGCCGAAGTTCAAGGATCATAAATATTTCGCGCAGATCTTCCAGGCCTTGCGCATCGAAGTGAACCAGGAAATGGAAGCCTTGGAAAAATTCCTCCTGCAAATTCCGGATGTATTAAAAACCGATGGCCGTTTGGTGGTGATGTCCTATCATTCACTGGAAGACCGTTTGGTGAAAAATATCATGAAACGTGGTAATATCGACGGATCGATTGAGAAGGATTTCTTCGGCAATGTATTAAAGCCGTTCGAGGAAATTACCCGCAAACCCGTTAGCCCGACGGAAGAAGAAATTACGGCCAATTCGCGGGCCCGCAGTGCCAAGTTACGAATCGCAAAACGTGTGTCTGATGGAAAATGA